Proteins co-encoded in one Gracilimonas sp. genomic window:
- the recA gene encoding recombinase RecA, with translation MSKDDRMKALDIAVGQIEKQHGKGTIMKLGSEAIQDIDVISTGSIMVDYALGVQGIPRGRVTEIYGPEASGKTTLALQVIAEAQKAGGYAAFIDAEHAFDPRYAKALGINVEELLVSQPDNGEQALEITETLIRSGALDVVVVDSVAALVPRAELEGEMGDSHMGLQARLMSQAMRKITGIINKSRTSCIFINQVREKIGVMFGNPETTTGGRALKFYSSVRIDIRRIGSIKSGDEVIGNRTKVKIAKNKVAPPFKVVEFNIMYGKGISRISEILDLAVEYDIIEKRGSWFRHGGEPIGQGSDAAMQFLEEDPELADKIEQQVRAKLRGEELEEVQEEKGKKKDKEAVEEEG, from the coding sequence ATGTCAAAAGACGATCGAATGAAAGCCCTCGATATTGCCGTAGGGCAAATAGAAAAACAACACGGCAAGGGAACCATCATGAAGCTGGGTTCTGAAGCTATTCAGGATATTGACGTAATATCCACCGGCTCCATCATGGTTGATTATGCACTTGGGGTGCAGGGAATTCCACGTGGACGTGTAACTGAAATTTACGGGCCGGAAGCGAGTGGTAAAACCACCCTCGCCCTTCAGGTAATTGCGGAAGCACAAAAAGCCGGCGGATATGCCGCTTTTATTGACGCTGAACACGCCTTTGATCCACGCTATGCTAAAGCTCTGGGGATTAATGTAGAAGAGCTATTGGTCTCCCAACCCGATAACGGAGAACAGGCACTCGAAATCACCGAAACTTTGATTCGGTCAGGCGCACTCGATGTAGTTGTGGTTGACTCCGTAGCCGCGCTTGTGCCACGGGCCGAACTGGAAGGTGAAATGGGAGATTCTCACATGGGGCTACAAGCTCGGCTGATGTCGCAGGCGATGAGAAAGATTACCGGAATCATCAACAAGAGCCGGACGTCCTGCATTTTCATTAACCAGGTTCGGGAGAAAATCGGGGTAATGTTTGGTAACCCGGAAACCACCACCGGTGGTCGAGCCCTTAAATTCTACTCTTCTGTTCGTATTGATATTCGCAGAATTGGCTCCATCAAAAGTGGCGACGAAGTAATCGGTAACCGAACCAAAGTCAAAATAGCTAAGAACAAAGTGGCCCCTCCTTTTAAAGTGGTCGAATTTAATATCATGTATGGAAAAGGGATTTCCCGCATTTCCGAAATTCTTGACCTTGCCGTAGAGTACGACATCATCGAGAAGCGAGGCAGCTGGTTCCGTCATGGCGGTGAACCGATCGGTCAGGGTTCCGATGCAGCAATGCAATTCCTGGAAGAAGATCCTGAATTAGCTGATAAAATTGAGCAGCAGGTTCGCGCTAAACTCCGCGGTGAAGAATTAGAGGAAGTGCAGGAGGAAAAGGGTAAGAAAAAAGACAAAGAAGCCGTTGAAGAAGAAGGATAA
- a CDS encoding tryptophan 2,3-dioxygenase family protein, producing the protein MSLTYTNYLKIDELLELQQLKSNPPEHDETLFIIIHQTYELWFKQILHEFGKLRKNLEDGNTWASLKTMRRVLTILKTMVSQIDILETMTPLEFNSFRKFLGQSSGFQSLQFREMEIVCGLRFPLMKEAHKDQPNHIKVLEQRMEESTLWESFCAYLRTRGYNIHPERENEKGLVHEPSEEIQEMLVEAMKNDPEAAVIAELFVDYDEGLQEWRYRHVKMVERTIGTKKGTGGSDGAKYLHKTLNNPIFPDLWAIRANF; encoded by the coding sequence ATGAGCCTTACATATACCAACTACCTGAAAATCGACGAACTGCTTGAACTACAGCAGCTTAAATCAAACCCACCTGAACATGATGAAACCCTGTTCATCATTATCCATCAAACCTATGAGTTGTGGTTCAAGCAGATATTGCATGAATTTGGGAAGCTCCGCAAAAACCTAGAAGACGGAAACACCTGGGCTTCTCTTAAAACCATGCGGCGGGTTCTTACCATACTAAAAACCATGGTCTCCCAAATTGATATCCTGGAAACCATGACCCCTCTTGAATTCAATAGCTTTCGAAAATTCCTGGGTCAGTCGAGCGGGTTTCAATCCCTGCAGTTCCGGGAAATGGAAATCGTTTGCGGACTCCGCTTCCCCTTAATGAAAGAAGCCCATAAAGATCAGCCCAATCATATAAAGGTATTGGAGCAGCGGATGGAAGAATCCACATTGTGGGAAAGTTTTTGTGCCTACCTGAGAACGCGGGGATATAACATCCATCCCGAACGCGAAAACGAAAAGGGATTGGTTCATGAGCCTTCCGAAGAGATTCAGGAGATGTTGGTTGAAGCTATGAAAAATGATCCGGAAGCGGCTGTGATTGCAGAGCTGTTTGTGGATTATGATGAAGGACTACAGGAGTGGCGCTACCGGCACGTTAAAATGGTGGAACGAACCATCGGCACCAAGAAAGGAACCGGTGGATCGGACGGTGCCAAATACCTGCATAAAACACTGAACAATCCAATTTTCCCGGACCTTTGGGCTATCCGGGCAAATTTCTGA